A single window of Leeuwenhoekiella sp. MAR_2009_132 DNA harbors:
- a CDS encoding SusC/RagA family TonB-linked outer membrane protein, with protein sequence MTKHLLNKLKPKFSGVYLTLLVSLISLAGFAQSTITGTVSDDTAPIPGVSVLLKGTQNGVVTDFDGNYSISNVPADGVLVFSYVGFQTKQVPVNNQTTINLTLEVDVSSLDEVVVIGYGKMKRSDVTGAVVSVSSEAIEKSIPTTLDQVLQGRAAGVQIQQNSGAPGASSSIRIRGVSSITGSNEPIFVIDGVIVDSNTGQGGQNAFASINPSDIVSVDILKDASATAIYGSRAANGVILITTKRGKNGAATITYSNYIGYQEIPKQLELLNLREYAIHKNNRADLGIVQRDADFIRPDLLGEGTDWQDAMFDRAMMKNHNLSVSGGNEKSTYNMSIGYLDQEGIALGSSFERFTMRGVFDSQVKDYVKMGINFAFNTINQNTTFSDQSLILTALRQTPNVAVRNADGDFSGPVNEEFPQSNPVGLAFLRDNRAENTGIRANTFAEIEFVEGLSLRTEYSIDYGFQNAYTFNPSYFFSESVSNTNREGTRTKGYNKYYNIRNVLTYDRSFGVHSINAILGQEYQESYFENLFGYRSGYLTNGATDLNAGDATTARNSNASFKSSLNSYFARAFYSFDDKYLLTATIRYDGSSKFSRENRWGWFPSAALAWKVSNEDFLKENDYINNLKLRLGYGAVGNQSVPNYAYTSIYAASPTPFGAGLLAANTANADLQWETTYSSNLGLDLNMFNNRLEFIADIYYKKTKDLLLLAPYPDYAGTSGVGATSAPYVNIGSLENKGLELTLNTVNIDNGNFQWKSNLIFTLNRNKVLGLATETGILNRTLQQGSDITIVTRTAVGKPIGQFYGYKVIGRFEDATDFYYRNEAGEVVPTALPEGLTISENGVWIGDYKFEDINNDGVINEQDRDYIGNPLPDFSYGIGNSFSYKGFDLNVQLSGQYGNEIVNYQRRFLENPRGNTNLLHTALGYAELGLINPEGPNDYRNVQIVGGDRYMPRIAASSAASTSNFRYSNRFLEDGSYLRIQNISFGYSLPRDFIEKFGLLNFKIFTNLQNVYTFTKYSGYDPEVGSLNQDALLTGIDNGRYPSPRIYTLGLNVNF encoded by the coding sequence ATGACAAAACATTTACTTAACAAACTCAAACCGAAGTTTAGTGGTGTGTATCTCACGCTACTGGTGAGTCTGATTTCGCTTGCGGGATTCGCTCAATCTACAATTACCGGTACAGTATCTGACGATACTGCACCTATACCCGGTGTTTCTGTTTTACTAAAAGGAACCCAAAACGGTGTCGTAACCGATTTTGACGGAAATTATTCGATTAGTAATGTTCCTGCAGATGGCGTACTGGTCTTCAGTTATGTAGGATTTCAGACAAAACAAGTACCTGTAAATAACCAAACAACTATAAATCTTACTCTCGAGGTTGATGTATCATCTTTAGATGAAGTGGTGGTAATCGGTTATGGTAAAATGAAACGTTCTGATGTTACCGGAGCCGTGGTTTCAGTTTCTAGCGAAGCGATAGAAAAATCGATACCTACCACTTTAGATCAGGTTTTACAGGGTAGAGCTGCAGGTGTTCAAATTCAACAAAATAGTGGTGCTCCCGGTGCAAGTTCTTCTATACGTATTAGAGGGGTGAGCTCAATCACGGGTTCTAATGAACCTATTTTTGTTATAGACGGGGTGATCGTAGACAGCAATACAGGTCAGGGTGGTCAAAATGCATTTGCCTCTATTAACCCATCAGACATTGTTTCTGTAGATATTTTAAAGGATGCTTCGGCAACGGCTATTTACGGTTCGCGTGCAGCAAACGGAGTTATTCTTATCACTACTAAACGAGGAAAAAATGGTGCGGCTACAATCACGTATTCCAATTACATAGGTTATCAGGAAATTCCCAAACAATTAGAGTTATTAAACCTAAGAGAATATGCTATTCATAAAAATAACAGAGCAGATCTGGGTATCGTACAGCGGGATGCAGACTTTATAAGACCAGATTTGTTAGGTGAAGGTACAGACTGGCAGGATGCGATGTTTGACCGGGCGATGATGAAAAATCATAACCTTTCTGTCTCTGGCGGAAATGAGAAAAGTACTTATAATATGAGTATAGGTTACTTAGATCAGGAAGGTATTGCGCTGGGTTCTTCTTTTGAGCGTTTTACGATGCGTGGTGTATTTGATTCTCAGGTAAAAGATTATGTGAAAATGGGAATCAATTTTGCGTTCAATACCATTAATCAAAATACAACCTTTTCAGATCAATCTTTAATTCTTACGGCCTTAAGACAAACACCTAATGTCGCTGTACGTAATGCAGATGGCGATTTTTCGGGTCCGGTAAATGAAGAGTTTCCGCAGAGTAACCCGGTAGGTTTAGCTTTTCTTCGTGATAATCGTGCCGAAAATACGGGTATAAGAGCCAATACTTTTGCTGAGATCGAATTTGTTGAAGGACTTAGTTTAAGAACGGAATATTCTATTGATTACGGTTTTCAAAATGCCTACACATTTAACCCGTCGTATTTTTTTAGTGAAAGTGTTTCTAACACAAACAGAGAGGGAACGCGTACTAAAGGATATAATAAATATTACAACATCCGAAACGTATTAACCTATGATCGCTCGTTTGGGGTGCATAGTATAAATGCAATTCTGGGACAGGAATATCAAGAATCTTATTTTGAAAATTTATTCGGGTATAGATCTGGCTATTTAACAAATGGAGCTACAGATTTAAATGCAGGAGATGCTACTACAGCTCGTAATTCTAATGCCAGTTTTAAAAGTTCTCTTAATTCGTATTTCGCAAGAGCCTTTTATTCATTTGATGACAAATATCTTTTAACGGCAACCATACGGTATGACGGTTCTTCAAAATTTTCAAGAGAAAACAGATGGGGTTGGTTTCCTTCTGCAGCATTAGCCTGGAAGGTTTCAAACGAAGATTTCCTAAAAGAAAATGATTATATAAACAATCTTAAACTACGTCTGGGATATGGAGCGGTAGGGAATCAAAGTGTTCCTAACTATGCATACACATCTATTTATGCCGCTTCTCCTACACCTTTTGGCGCCGGTTTATTAGCTGCAAATACCGCAAATGCAGATTTGCAATGGGAAACTACCTATTCAAGCAATTTAGGTCTTGACCTTAATATGTTTAATAACCGCCTAGAATTTATCGCAGACATTTATTATAAGAAAACTAAAGACCTTCTGTTACTGGCTCCCTATCCTGATTATGCAGGTACAAGCGGAGTAGGAGCAACTTCAGCACCTTATGTAAACATTGGGTCGCTTGAGAATAAAGGTCTGGAGCTTACTTTAAATACGGTAAATATTGACAACGGCAATTTTCAATGGAAGTCAAACCTCATATTTACATTAAACAGAAATAAAGTTTTAGGTCTGGCTACGGAAACCGGAATTTTAAATAGAACACTTCAGCAAGGCTCAGATATTACGATTGTAACGCGTACAGCTGTAGGAAAACCTATAGGGCAGTTTTATGGTTATAAAGTGATAGGTCGTTTTGAAGATGCTACAGATTTTTATTACCGAAATGAAGCCGGAGAAGTTGTTCCTACTGCATTACCCGAAGGCTTAACCATAAGTGAAAATGGCGTATGGATAGGAGATTACAAATTTGAAGATATCAATAACGATGGCGTAATTAATGAGCAGGATCGGGATTATATAGGAAACCCATTACCAGATTTTAGTTATGGTATAGGAAACTCGTTTAGCTATAAAGGTTTTGATCTTAACGTACAGCTATCTGGGCAATATGGGAACGAAATTGTTAATTATCAAAGACGTTTCTTAGAAAACCCAAGAGGTAATACAAACCTATTACATACTGCTTTAGGTTATGCAGAACTAGGCTTAATCAATCCTGAGGGTCCTAATGATTACCGAAACGTGCAGATTGTAGGCGGCGACCGGTATATGCCTAGAATTGCGGCATCATCGGCGGCATCAACCTCAAACTTTAGATATAGTAACCGTTTTCTGGAAGATGGCTCTTATTTAAGAATTCAAAATATTTCTTTTGGATACAGTCTTCCTAGAGATTTTATAGAAAAATTCGGTTTACTCAATTTTAAAATATTTACAAACCTTCAGAATGTTTACACATTCACGAAGTACTCTGGTTACGATCCTGAAGTGGGCTCCCTTAATCAGGATGCACTATTAACAGGTATTGATAATGGTCGTTATCCATCACCTCGTATTTATACACTGGGTCTAAATGTCAATTTTTAA